A single Carettochelys insculpta isolate YL-2023 chromosome 2, ASM3395843v1, whole genome shotgun sequence DNA region contains:
- the LOC142009042 gene encoding tonsoku-like protein, whose protein sequence is MFVAESGQAGEALWEAEQAFMKSLAILEEQLEGKVPQRELSEMRARLYLNLGLVYDSMKDQARCSQYIKKSIFISEQTHLYEDLYRAYFNLGHIHLREGQHSKAMRCLERARDCAHTMKEKCMESECCAGIAQVLLSLGDFVAARRSLKKAYVLGSQQPQQRESIRRNLRYAEGVSHLQEALEEAVPGDLQTALGLCEQLGDLFSKHGDYRRAVEFYQRQLRYAESLQKPEQELAVIHVSLATTFADLREPGRAVQHYQTELALRRGNPLEEGKTWLNIALAREEAGEGYEALEPCFQSALRCAEQAGEPRLQRQILQHLHPLQQKWGRPEAPDTLARLQGLCRSQGWSSARDSRGEEEEEEEEESSEPLEESDLELSESDGEEDDLDGYSKSVPGRRRIAKWNRRNDRGETPLHRACIDGNLRRVHFFLEQGHPLNPRDYCGWTPLHEVCNHGHLEIVRLLLERGASIDDPGGPGCEGITPLHDALNCGHFDVAELLLQRGASAVLRNAKGLSPLGTLREWVRMYGRDLDQETRQRCRAMEQLLKEAVVGRSAEVAQPPQDVPHSQLFDAELSEPLTPPHSAVAPQPQSGGPSTKATAPCRILTQRGGQGPECWAKLDECMTPLRPVKKRQRLLSLRAPGEESRVLGFLGRAEPGLPPAGTGQAKYEAAIRGVGSAQSCQVPELVPAEASARPALIPAEEYVGDDWLEDDLGASREPRKRSHRRPGESGSDSGGTSGSESDGAAPFPAALPQKRRARQSRLTQIVDRTSLARSRGGQALVAPEPAAGLRPVDGSGEAPQAPLLAAAPTRPPPIRVRVRVQDNIFLIPVPHSGLERCPVAWLAEQAAQRHYQACGLLPQLTLKKEGALLAPQDLIVDVLQSNEEVLAEVQSWDLPPLADRYRKACCSLAVGEHRLLLKMMELQESGPSFSTCGLSLHQPHLTPLLRALKLHSSIRQLRLAGTGLDDGLAAELLATLGTMPSLALLDLSANQLGAEGLRALAAGLPSQAVFQSLEELDLSLNPLGDKSCEALACLVRACPVLTTLRLQACGFSEAFGQHHRLLLANSLKGAVHLKTLALSHNALGSSGLQLLLRSLPYATLSQLEIGSVVARLGEPLVDPVVRCLTQQGCALTHLALSGNHLNDEAVAELARCLLVCPTLISLDLSANPEVTSGGFQMLLSALGERRQGLQYLSLAGCRVRGPLDSTTWARVSANVRELRLCSRQLSGSNQRGVGESWLGPPGTSLSAVTQHHKLFCKSI, encoded by the exons ATGTTCGTGGCGGAGAGCGGCCAGGCCGGGGAGGCGCTCTGGGAGGCGGAGCAGGCCTTCATGAAGAGCCTGGCCatcttggaggagcagctggaag GGAAGGTGCCGCAGCGGGAGCTGAGTGAGATGAGGGCCCGGCTTTACCTCAACCTGGGCTTGGTGTACGACAGCATGAAGGAccaggccaggtgcagccagtaCATCAAGAAGAGCATCTTCATCTCCGA GCAGACTCACCTCTATGAAGACCTGTACCGGGCCTACTTCAatctgggccacatccacctgcgGGAGGGGCAGCACTCCAAGGCCATGCGCTGCCTGGAGCGGGCGCGCGACTGCGCCCACACCATGAAGGAGAAGTGCATGGAGAGTGAGTGCTGTGCCGGCATCGCCCAG gtgctcctcagcctgggGGACTTTGTGGCCGCCAGGCGCTCGCTGAAGAAGGCCTacgtgctgggctcccagcagccccagcagcgcgaGAGCATCCGCAGGAACCTGCGTTACGCTGAGGGG gtcagccatctgcaggaggctctggaggaggcagtgcccggcgacttgcagacagccctgggcctgtgtgagcagctgggggacctgttcTCCAAGCATGGGGACTATCGCCGGGCGGTGGAGTTCTACCAGAGGCAG CTGCGCTACGCCGAGTCCCTGCAGaagcctgagcaggagctggctgtgatcCACGTCTCTCTGGCTACCACCTTTGCGGACCTGAGGGAGCCCGGCCGGGCGGTCCAGCACTACCAGACGGAGCTGGCGCTGCGGCGAGGAAAcccactggag GAGGGGAAGACCTGGCTGAACatcgccctggccagggaggaggctggcgaaGGCTACgaggccctggagccctgctttCAGAGCGCGCTCCGGTgcgcggagcaggctggggagcccaggctgcag CGGCAAATCCTACAGCAccttcaccccctgcagcagaagtgggggcgCCCTGAGGCCCCCGACACGCTGGCCAGGCTTCAGGGCCTGTGCCGctcgcagggctggagcagcgccagggacagccggggggaggaggaggaggaggaggaggaggagagcagcGAGCCCCTGGAGGAGAGCGACCTGGAGCTGTCTGAGAGCG ACGGGGAGGAAGATGACCTGGACGGCTACAGCAAGAGCGTGCCTGGCCGCCGCAGGATCGCCAag tggaACCGGCGCAACGACCGGGGTGAGACCCCGCTGCACCGCGCCTGCATCGACGGGAACCTGCGCCGGGTCCATTTcttcctggagcag ggccaccccctgAACCCGCGGGATTACTGCGGCTGGACCCCGCTGCATGAGGTCTGTAACCACGGGCACCTGG agatcgtgcggctgctgctggagcgtgGTGCCTCCATCGATGaccccgggggcccaggctgcGAGGGGATCACCCCCCTGCACGACGCTCTCAATTGCGGCCACTTCGACGTGGccgagctgctgctccagaggggcgcGTCGGCGGTGCTGAGGAACgccaag GGCCTGAGCCCTCTGGGCACCCTCCGGGAGTGGGTGAGGATGTACGGCCGGGACCTGGACCAGGAGACACGCCAGCGCTGccgagccatggagcagctgctcaaggaggcggtggtggggcgat cagcagaggtggctcagccCCCACAGGATGTGCCGCACAGCCAGCTGTTTGATGCGGAGCTCTCTGAGCcgctgacacccccccactcagctgtggccccccagccccagagtgggggcccctccacgaaggCGACTGCGCCCTGCAGGATCCTGACCCAGCGTGGCGGGCaggggccagagtgctgggccaAGCTGGACGAGTGCATGACCCCGCTCCGGCCCGTCAAGAAGAGGCAGCGGCTCCTGAGCCTGAGGGCGCCGGGGGAGGAGAGCCGGGTGCTGGGGTtcctcgggcgggcagagcctgggctgccccccgCTGGCACCGGGCAGGCCAAGTACGAAGCAGCCATCCGTGGCGTGGGCAGTGCCCAGTCCTGCCAGGTCCCTGAGCTGGTGCCGGCCGAGGCCTCTGCCAGGCCGGCCCTGATCCCAGCCGAGGAGTACgtgggggatgactggctggaGGATGACCTGGGGGCGAGCCGGGAGCCCCGCAAGAGGAGCCACCGGCGCCCGGGGGAGTCGGGCTCGGACTCAGGGGGCACCAGTGGGTCTGAGAGCGACggcgcagcccccttcccagctgctctgccccagaagagGAGGGCCCGGCAAAGCCGCCTCACCCAGATAGTGGACAGGACGTCGCTGGCTCGGTCCcgcgggggccaggccctggtggctccggAGCCAGCCGCTGGTCTGAGGCCCGTAGACGGCAGTGGAGAGGCCccacag gccccactgctggctgcagccccgactCGGCCACCCCCCATCCGAGTGCGGGTCCGGGTCCAAGACAACATCTTCCTCATCCCCGTGCCGCACAG tgGCCTCGAGAGATGCCCGGTGgcgtggctggcagagcaggcggcCCAGCGCCACTACCAGGCCTgtggcctgctgccccagctcaccctcaagaaggaaggggcactgctggctccccaggatcTCATCGTGGACGTCCTGCAAAGCAAcgaggag GTGTTGGCAGAGGTGCAGTCCTGGGACCTGCCCCCGCTCGCCGACCGGTATCGCAAGGCCTGttgcagcctggccgtgg GCGAGCACCGGCTTCTGCTGAAGatgatggagctgcaggagtcgggcccctcgttcagcacctgtggcctctccttgcaccaaccccacctcaccccactcctgcgtgccctcaagctgcacagctccatccgccagctgcggctggctgggacggggctggacgatggcctggctgccgagCTGCTGGCTACGCTGGGCaccatgcccagcctggccctcctcgACCTGTCGGCCAACCAGCTCGGTGCTGAGGGGCTCCGcgcgctggcagcagggctgccctcccaagcGGTCTTCCAG agcctggaagagctggacctcagcctgaaccccctaggggacaagagctgcgaGGCCCTGGCCTGCCTGGTTCGAGCCTGCCCGGTCCTGACCACGCTCCGGCTGCAGGCCTGTGGCTTCTCTGAGGCTTTTGGGCAGCACCaccgcctcctgctggccaacagcctgaaag gagctgtgcacctgaAGACCCTCGctttgtcccacaatgccctgggctccagcggcctgcagctgctgctcaggagtcTGCCCTACgccaccctcagccagctggagattGGCTCGGTGGTGGCCCGCCTAGGCGAGCCTCTCGTGGATCCGGTGGTCAGGTGCCTAACACAG CAGGGATGTGCGCTCACCCACCTGGCTCTCTCTGGGAACCACCTGAATGATGAGGCTGTCGCAGAGCTGGCCAG GTGCCTCCTGGTTTGTCCCACTTTGATCTCCCTGGATTTGTCTGCGAACCCAGAGGTTACCAGCGGGggcttccagatgctgctgtCAGCGCTGGGGGAGAGGCGCCAGGGGCTGCAATACCTCAgcctggcag gctgcagggtgcgAGGCCCATTGGACAGCACCACGTGGGCCCGGGTCTCTGCCAACGTGCGTGAGCTGCGGCTCTGCAGCCGGCAGCTGAGCGGCAGCAACCAGCGGGGCGTGGGTGAGTCCTGGCTTGGCCCCCCGGGCACCTCTCTGAGCGCAGTCACGCAGCACCACAAGCTCTTCTGTAAGAGCATCTGA